A region from the Geotrypetes seraphini chromosome 10, aGeoSer1.1, whole genome shotgun sequence genome encodes:
- the SOX9 gene encoding transcription factor SOX-9: MNLLDPFLKMSEEQEKCIPGAPSPALSEESAGSPCPSGSGSDTENTRPQENTFPKGDPGLKKEAEEDKFPVCIREAVSQVLKGYDWTLVPMPVRVNGSSKNKPHVKRPMNAFMVWAQAARRKLADQYPHLHNAELSKTLGKLWRLLNESEKRPFVEEAERLRIQHKKDHPDYKYQPRRRKSVKNGQTDSEEGSEQTHISPNAIFKALQADSPHSASSMSEAHSPGEHSGQSQGPPTPPTTPKTDIQPGKPDLKREGRPLQEGGRQPPHIDFRDVDIGELSSEVISTIETFDVNEFDQYLPPNGHPGAPATHAQAGQITYTGSYGISGTSAAQTGTGHAWLAKQPPPQQPPPQPSLTPLGNEQAQSQQRTHIKTEQLSPSHYSEQQQQQQHSPQQINYSSFNLQHYGSSYPTITRSQYDYTDHQNSSSYYSHAAGQSSSLYSTFTYMNPTQRPMYTPIADTTGVPSIPQTHSPQHWEQPVYTQLTRP; this comes from the exons ATGAATCTCCTTGACCCCTTTCTGAAGATGAGCGAAGAGCAGGAGAAGTGCATCCCCGGCGCCCCCAGCCCGGCCCTGTCGGAGGAGTCGGCGGGGTCCCCCTGCCCGTCGGGCTCGGGCTCGGATACCGAGAACACCCGACCCCAGGAGAACACCTTCCCGAAGGGCGACCCCGGCCTCAAGAAAGAAGCCGAGGAAGACAAGTTCCCCGTGTGCATCCGGGAGGCGGTGAGCCAGGTGCTGAAGGGCTACGACTGGACCCTGGTACCGATGCCGGTGCGGGTCAACGGGTCCAGCAAGAACAAGCCCCACGTCAAAAGACCCATGAACGCCTTTATGGTCTGGGCTCAGGCTGCCAGGAGGAAGCTAGCGGACCAGTATCCCCACCTGCACAATGCCGAACTCAGCAAAACCCTGGGCAAACTCTGGCG GCTTCTAAATGAGAGCGAGAAGCGTCCTTTTGTCGAAGAGGCTGAGCGGCTGCGCATCCAGCATAAGAAAGACCATCCTGATTACAAATACCAGCCGAGGCGGAGAAAATCGGTGAAGAATGGACAGACCGACTCGGAGGAAGGCTCTGAACAAACTCACATCTCCCCAAATGCCATTTTCAAAGCTCTACAGGCTGACTCCCCCCATTCCGCTTCAAGCATGAGCGAGGCCCACTCTCCCGGGGAGCATTCCG GTCAGTCTCAAGGGCCGCCCACGCCCCCGACCACTCCCAAAACAGACATCCAGCCTGGAAAACCTGACCTGAAAAGAGAAGGTCGCCCTCTTCAGGAAGGAGGAAGGCAGCCGCCCCACATTGATTTCCGAGACGTGGACATCGGCGAGCTGAGCAGCGAAGTCATCTCCACCATTGAGACCTTTGACGTCAACGAGTTTGACCAGTACCTCCCGCCCAATGGTCATCCCGGAGCTCCGGCCACCCACGCTCAAGCTGGCCAAATAACGTACACGGGCAGCTACGGAATCAGCGGCACGTCTGCCGCCCAGACTGGAACTGGCCACGCGTGGCTGGCCAAACAGCCGCCGCCTCAACAGCCCCCGCCGCAGCCCTCGCTGACCCCCTTGGGCAACGAGCAGGCTCAGTCCCAACAGAGGACGCACATCAAGACCGAGCAACTCAGCCCCAGCCATTACagcgagcagcagcagcagcagcagcactccccCCAGCAAATCAACTACAGCTCTTTCAACCTCCAGCACTACGGTTCCTCTTATCCAACGATCACGCGGTCTCAGTACGATTATACCGATCACCAGAACTCCAGTTCTTACTACAGCCATGCTGCCGGCCAGAGCTCCAGCCTCTACTCCACTTTCACGTACATGAACCCCACCCAGCGCCCTATGTATACCCCCATTGCAGACACTACAGGGGTCCCTTCTATTCCTCAGACCCATAGCCCCCAGCACTGGGAACAGCCAGTCTACACGCAACTGACCAGACCGTAG